Proteins encoded by one window of Enterobacter pseudoroggenkampii:
- a CDS encoding branched-chain amino acid ABC transporter substrate-binding protein, which translates to MKTVKISALSAAILLGSFASPATWAADSETVVIGLAGPLTGPSARIGKDLENGAQLAIDDINKQHPTIGGKAVTFKLQSEDDQSDPRTAVAVAQRLVDSGVAGVVGHWNTGTSIPAARVYHDAGIAQVAPVATGHAYTQQGFDTSFRVMGHDDDGGQLAGQYAVNTLKAKRIAVIDDRTAFGQGLADQFIKSLEAQGVKIVDRQYVDDKTVDFSAVLTAIRSKNADLIFFGGVDSQAAPLARRIKQLGMNATLMGAGGFVSQTFLKLAQKEGEGVVALEPGLPVDQMPGGKAFEQAYQSRYHTHIELHAPFAYDATRVLVAAMEKANSVEPSDYLPALRAISYSGVTGQIAFDKEGNLKSPSFTVYKVVDGKWQPQTVLGGAKAK; encoded by the coding sequence ATGAAAACAGTAAAAATCAGTGCGCTCAGCGCCGCTATCCTCCTCGGCAGCTTTGCCTCGCCGGCCACGTGGGCCGCTGACAGCGAAACCGTGGTCATCGGTCTCGCGGGCCCGCTCACCGGCCCGTCTGCCCGTATCGGTAAAGATCTGGAGAACGGCGCGCAGCTGGCCATTGACGACATTAACAAGCAGCACCCGACCATCGGCGGCAAAGCGGTGACCTTCAAACTGCAGTCCGAAGACGATCAGTCCGACCCGCGCACTGCCGTAGCCGTCGCGCAGCGTCTGGTGGATAGCGGCGTGGCGGGCGTCGTCGGTCACTGGAACACCGGTACCAGCATTCCTGCCGCACGTGTCTATCACGATGCGGGCATCGCACAGGTCGCACCGGTCGCGACCGGTCACGCCTATACGCAACAAGGTTTTGATACCAGCTTCCGCGTGATGGGACACGACGATGACGGCGGCCAGCTCGCCGGTCAGTACGCGGTGAATACCCTGAAAGCCAAACGCATTGCGGTGATCGACGACCGTACCGCATTTGGTCAGGGTCTGGCAGACCAGTTTATTAAATCGCTGGAAGCCCAGGGCGTGAAAATTGTCGATCGTCAGTACGTGGATGACAAAACGGTGGACTTCAGCGCCGTACTGACCGCCATCCGCAGTAAAAACGCCGATCTGATCTTCTTCGGCGGCGTCGACAGCCAGGCCGCACCGCTGGCGCGTCGCATCAAACAGCTGGGCATGAATGCCACGCTGATGGGCGCAGGCGGATTCGTCAGCCAGACATTCCTCAAGCTGGCGCAGAAAGAAGGCGAAGGCGTTGTGGCGCTGGAGCCGGGTCTGCCCGTTGACCAGATGCCGGGCGGCAAAGCGTTCGAGCAGGCGTACCAGTCCCGCTACCACACCCATATCGAACTGCACGCCCCGTTCGCCTATGACGCCACCCGCGTGCTGGTTGCGGCAATGGAAAAAGCAAACTCCGTTGAGCCGTCCGACTATCTGCCCGCCCTGCGCGCCATCAGCTATTCCGGCGTCACCGGACAGATCGCGTTTGATAAAGAGGGCAACCTGAAATCGCCGTCGTTCACGGTCTACAAGGTGGTCGACGGCAAATGGCAGCCGCAGACCGTGCTGGGCGGCGCAAAAGCGAAGTAA
- a CDS encoding potassium transporter Kup: MSLRHSSEPSQPLSRLTLLAGGALGVVFGDIGTSPLYTFRTVLSLSEHDPTPGVILGLLSLITWTLILVTSIKYAAFAMRIDNHGEGGIMALMSLLVEKGKGGRWVIFAALIGAALIYGDGAITPAISVLSALEGLEMVIPESQPYILPLTVAVLLALFLIQPFGTARIGKIFGPVMALWFLAIAALGVRGIVQHPSVLLALNPAYGIAFLFSNGYTSFLVLGGVFLCVTGAEALYADMGHFGKKPIWLAWYGIVFPSLLLNYAGQSALILAGADSKQNLFYTLCPPVLQVPLIILAALATIIASQAIITGAFSMTRQAIQLGWLPRLRIKQTAAESYGQIYIGIINWLLMVVTIGLVVFFKSSDKLAAAYGIAVSLTMLMTTGLLFVAMREVWRWSRVSSALIALCFLVIDATFLFANLIKVLEGGYIPLLMAAAICTVMLIWHRGVKAVSASVGEKGVSVDAFFAQLQQKTVPRVVGSAVFLTRTQNNIPPVMRWHVARNRALQQDVLSLTIDILNVPYVGEEQRIRVEQRAPGYWHGVAQYGFMEHPDIPRLLQGVSEINALFATDDATWYVGHETIVAGEGGAGMAAWQRHIFAFMKRNCTHVINHYHLPSDRVVEISRRVAV; encoded by the coding sequence ATGAGCCTTCGCCACAGCAGTGAACCGTCCCAACCGCTCTCCCGGTTAACCCTGCTTGCAGGGGGGGCGCTGGGCGTCGTTTTTGGTGATATCGGCACCAGCCCGCTTTATACCTTCCGGACGGTACTTTCGCTCTCTGAGCATGACCCTACGCCCGGCGTCATACTGGGCCTACTCTCCCTGATCACCTGGACACTCATCCTGGTGACATCCATAAAATATGCCGCCTTCGCCATGCGAATTGATAATCATGGCGAGGGGGGCATCATGGCCTTAATGTCGCTTCTGGTGGAGAAAGGCAAAGGCGGGCGCTGGGTCATTTTTGCCGCCCTGATTGGCGCCGCGTTGATATACGGTGACGGCGCGATAACCCCGGCCATCTCCGTGCTTTCTGCCCTTGAAGGGCTGGAGATGGTGATCCCTGAGTCCCAGCCGTACATATTACCCCTGACGGTGGCAGTGTTGCTGGCGCTGTTTCTTATCCAGCCTTTTGGTACCGCCCGCATAGGGAAAATATTTGGCCCGGTCATGGCGCTGTGGTTCCTGGCGATTGCGGCCCTGGGCGTGCGGGGGATCGTTCAGCACCCCTCGGTACTGTTGGCCCTTAATCCTGCTTACGGCATCGCATTTTTGTTTTCGAACGGGTACACCAGTTTCCTGGTCCTGGGCGGCGTTTTTCTCTGCGTGACGGGGGCCGAGGCCCTGTATGCAGACATGGGGCATTTCGGTAAAAAGCCCATCTGGCTTGCCTGGTACGGTATCGTCTTTCCTTCGCTGCTGCTCAACTATGCTGGCCAGTCAGCGCTGATTCTGGCCGGTGCCGACAGCAAGCAAAACCTTTTCTACACGCTCTGTCCGCCTGTTCTCCAGGTTCCGCTCATCATTCTTGCCGCGCTGGCGACGATAATCGCCAGTCAGGCGATTATTACCGGCGCGTTTTCCATGACGCGCCAGGCCATTCAGCTTGGCTGGTTACCCCGGTTACGCATCAAACAGACGGCGGCAGAAAGCTACGGTCAGATTTATATCGGGATAATAAACTGGCTGCTGATGGTGGTGACCATCGGGCTGGTGGTGTTCTTTAAATCCTCCGATAAGCTTGCCGCGGCGTACGGCATCGCCGTGTCGTTAACCATGCTGATGACCACGGGGCTGTTGTTTGTGGCGATGCGGGAAGTGTGGCGCTGGAGCCGGGTCAGCAGCGCGCTTATTGCCCTCTGTTTCCTGGTGATTGATGCCACCTTCTTGTTTGCCAATCTAATTAAAGTCCTGGAGGGCGGCTATATCCCGCTGCTGATGGCCGCAGCCATTTGTACGGTGATGCTAATCTGGCACCGCGGCGTTAAGGCGGTCTCCGCATCGGTGGGCGAGAAGGGCGTCAGCGTGGATGCGTTCTTTGCCCAGCTTCAGCAAAAGACGGTGCCCAGAGTGGTAGGCTCGGCCGTGTTTTTGACCCGTACACAGAACAATATCCCACCAGTCATGCGCTGGCATGTCGCGCGAAATCGGGCGCTACAGCAGGATGTGTTGTCGCTGACCATTGATATACTCAATGTGCCCTACGTCGGGGAAGAGCAGCGTATCAGGGTGGAGCAGCGCGCGCCGGGCTACTGGCACGGCGTTGCGCAATATGGGTTTATGGAACACCCGGACATTCCGCGGTTGTTACAGGGGGTCAGCGAGATTAACGCGCTTTTTGCCACGGATGATGCCACCTGGTATGTCGGGCATGAAACCATTGTGGCAGGCGAAGGCGGGGCCGGTATGGCGGCCTGGCAACGGCACATTTTTGCCTTCATGAAGCGCAACTGCACGCACGTCATCAACCACTACCACCTTCCCAGCGATCGGGTGGTTGAAATCAGCCGGCGCGTTGCCGTCTAG
- a CDS encoding L-2-amino-thiazoline-4-carboxylic acid hydrolase: MSDNNELGILARRKIEAEIIKPIYEILVREIGKARAQAVIGEAIEQAAIDAGKAFASKEPNGANIKSFIALQYLWEKDNALDVKVIDADDKQYNYNVTRCRYAEMYHEMGLGEIGHLLSCARDEKFIVGYAPDVELTRTTTIMQGGACCDFRYRSSKDKP; encoded by the coding sequence ATGAGTGATAATAACGAGCTGGGCATTCTCGCCCGCCGCAAAATTGAAGCCGAAATTATTAAGCCAATTTATGAAATCCTGGTGCGCGAGATAGGGAAAGCCCGCGCCCAGGCGGTGATTGGCGAGGCCATTGAGCAGGCCGCGATTGACGCTGGCAAAGCGTTTGCCAGCAAAGAACCCAACGGCGCGAACATCAAGAGCTTTATCGCCCTGCAGTATCTGTGGGAGAAGGATAACGCCCTGGACGTGAAGGTGATCGACGCCGACGACAAGCAGTACAACTACAACGTGACCCGCTGTCGCTACGCGGAGATGTATCACGAAATGGGGCTGGGCGAGATTGGCCATCTGCTCTCCTGCGCGCGGGATGAAAAATTCATCGTTGGCTATGCGCCGGACGTTGAGCTAACCCGCACCACCACCATCATGCAGGGCGGTGCGTGCTGTGATTTCCGCTACCGCAGCAGCAAGGACAAGCCATGA
- a CDS encoding MFS transporter, giving the protein MFRQWLALVIIVLVYIPVAIDATVLHVAAPTLSMTLGASGNELLWIIDIYSLVMAGMVLPMGALGDRIGFKRLLMIGSTLFGLSSLAAAFAPSAGWLIAARASLAIGAAMIIPATLAGIRTLFIDARDRNIALGVWAAVGSGGAAFGPLIGGMLLEHFYWGSVFLINVPIVLVVVSLAARFVPPQHGRPEQPLNISHAIMLIVAILLLVYSAKTALKGALSPWIVASALITGSVLLFIFVRIQLRARVPMIDMRLFCHRIILSGVVMAMTAMIALVGFELLMAQELQFVHGFTPFEAGMFMLPVMVASGFSGPIAGVLVGRLGLRIVAAGGMGLSAVSFIGLSMLDFSTQQWQAWGLMVLLGFSAASALLASTSAIMAAAPKEKAAAAGAIETMSYELGAGLGIAIFGLLLTRSFSASIDLPQGLNASLIDKASSSIGEAMKVAQDLTPSLAEPVIEAAKSAFITSHSVALGSAGGMLLLLAVGIWFSLAKVNPQ; this is encoded by the coding sequence ATGTTTCGTCAGTGGTTAGCGTTAGTGATTATCGTGCTGGTGTATATCCCGGTGGCGATCGACGCGACGGTGCTGCACGTGGCGGCGCCGACATTGAGCATGACGCTGGGTGCCAGCGGCAATGAATTGCTGTGGATCATCGATATTTACTCGCTGGTGATGGCGGGTATGGTGTTGCCTATGGGCGCCCTGGGTGACCGTATCGGTTTTAAACGGCTGTTGATGATTGGCAGTACGCTGTTTGGCCTGTCATCGCTGGCGGCAGCGTTTGCCCCGTCAGCAGGGTGGCTGATTGCGGCGCGCGCCTCGCTGGCAATTGGTGCGGCGATGATTATTCCGGCTACGCTGGCTGGGATCCGTACGCTGTTTATCGACGCGCGGGATCGTAATATTGCGCTCGGCGTCTGGGCGGCGGTCGGTTCCGGTGGGGCGGCGTTTGGCCCGTTGATTGGCGGTATGCTGCTTGAGCATTTTTACTGGGGATCGGTGTTTTTAATTAACGTGCCGATTGTGCTGGTGGTGGTTTCGCTGGCCGCGCGTTTTGTGCCTCCTCAGCACGGCCGCCCGGAGCAGCCGCTGAATATTAGCCATGCCATTATGCTGATTGTGGCGATTTTACTGCTGGTCTACAGTGCGAAAACCGCCCTGAAAGGCGCGCTGTCACCGTGGATAGTCGCGTCCGCGCTGATTACCGGCTCGGTACTGCTGTTTATCTTCGTGCGTATTCAGCTCCGCGCTCGCGTACCGATGATCGACATGCGTCTGTTCTGCCATCGCATCATTTTGAGCGGCGTGGTGATGGCGATGACCGCCATGATTGCCCTGGTCGGGTTTGAGCTGCTGATGGCCCAGGAGCTGCAGTTTGTTCATGGCTTTACGCCGTTTGAAGCGGGCATGTTCATGCTTCCGGTGATGGTCGCCAGCGGGTTCAGCGGGCCGATCGCAGGCGTGCTGGTTGGGCGATTAGGGCTACGCATCGTCGCGGCCGGCGGCATGGGGCTCAGCGCCGTCAGCTTTATCGGGCTGTCGATGCTCGACTTCAGCACACAGCAGTGGCAGGCGTGGGGGCTGATGGTGCTGCTCGGCTTCAGTGCCGCCAGCGCGCTGTTGGCCTCGACTTCCGCCATTATGGCTGCCGCGCCGAAGGAGAAAGCCGCCGCTGCAGGGGCGATTGAAACCATGTCCTATGAGCTGGGGGCCGGGCTGGGGATCGCCATTTTTGGTCTGCTGTTGACCCGCAGCTTCTCGGCGTCGATTGACCTGCCGCAGGGGCTGAATGCCTCGCTCATCGATAAAGCCTCGTCATCGATTGGGGAAGCGATGAAGGTGGCGCAGGATCTGACGCCGTCCCTGGCGGAGCCGGTGATTGAGGCGGCGAAAAGTGCGTTTATTACCTCCCACAGCGTGGCGCTGGGCAGTGCGGGCGGCATGCTGCTGTTGCTGGCAGTGGGGATCTGGTTCAGCCTGGCGAAGGTCAATCCGCAGTAA
- a CDS encoding ABC transporter ATP-binding protein, with protein sequence MSELLKVERLDVHYGGIQAVRDVSFTLREGEQATLIGANGAGKSSTVRAITGLESFSGSIEFRGKDVRRHRPEALLRDGLVMVPEGRGIFSRMTVLENLQMGAWLRRDTVTVNREMNEIFERFPRLGERQHQLAGLLSGGEQQLLALNRALLSRPRLLILDEPSMGLAPKMVENIFAVIAGLRERGVALLLIEQNARLALEVTDSAWVMDSGSIVHHGESKALLNDDQIAQIYLGEMPV encoded by the coding sequence ATGTCTGAATTACTGAAGGTAGAACGTCTGGACGTGCATTACGGCGGCATTCAGGCCGTACGCGATGTCTCCTTTACCCTGCGCGAGGGCGAACAGGCTACGCTGATCGGCGCGAACGGCGCGGGGAAAAGCTCCACCGTACGCGCCATTACCGGGCTGGAAAGTTTTAGCGGCAGTATAGAATTCCGCGGTAAAGACGTCCGCAGACACAGGCCCGAGGCGCTACTGCGCGACGGACTGGTGATGGTCCCGGAGGGCCGCGGGATCTTCTCCCGCATGACGGTCCTGGAAAACCTGCAGATGGGCGCCTGGCTCAGGCGTGACACTGTCACCGTTAATCGCGAAATGAACGAGATATTCGAGCGCTTCCCGCGCCTGGGCGAACGCCAGCATCAGCTTGCCGGCCTGCTGTCCGGCGGTGAGCAACAGCTGCTGGCCCTAAACCGCGCCCTGCTCAGCCGCCCGCGCCTGCTGATCCTCGACGAGCCGTCGATGGGCCTCGCGCCGAAGATGGTTGAAAACATTTTTGCCGTCATTGCCGGCCTGCGCGAGCGCGGCGTTGCCCTGCTGCTCATCGAACAAAACGCCCGTCTCGCGCTGGAAGTCACCGACAGCGCGTGGGTGATGGACAGCGGCAGCATTGTTCATCATGGCGAATCGAAAGCGCTGCTCAATGACGACCAGATTGCACAGATTTATTTGGGCGAAATGCCCGTTTAA
- a CDS encoding ABC transporter ATP-binding protein, translating into MSLLTVRNMSKRFGGLTAVDDVSIAVNKGEIYGLIGPNGAGKTTCFNLITGLYPADSGEFSIADKPYFPKHIEKVTAAGIARTFQNVRLFNDMSVLENVMVGRHVRTRNGLWAALSRHKRAREEEKQTRELAWHWLDYTGIAQFAHYRACDLAYGHQRRLEIARALATDPLLLALDEPAAGMNAAEKVALGELLIRIRDDGKTLLMIEHDVKLVMGICDRLTVLDYGKTLASGTPENVRRDPAVIAAWLGGNAHV; encoded by the coding sequence ATGAGCCTGTTAACCGTACGCAACATGTCAAAACGCTTCGGCGGGCTTACCGCCGTGGATGACGTTTCGATCGCCGTGAACAAGGGTGAGATCTACGGCCTGATTGGTCCCAACGGGGCGGGAAAAACCACCTGTTTTAACCTGATCACCGGGCTTTATCCGGCGGACAGCGGCGAGTTTTCGATAGCGGATAAGCCCTATTTCCCAAAACACATAGAGAAAGTGACCGCCGCCGGGATTGCGCGCACCTTCCAGAACGTGCGCCTCTTCAACGACATGTCGGTACTGGAAAACGTGATGGTGGGCCGCCACGTCCGCACCCGTAACGGCCTGTGGGCCGCGCTGAGCCGCCACAAACGCGCCCGTGAGGAAGAGAAACAGACCCGCGAACTGGCCTGGCACTGGCTGGACTATACCGGCATTGCGCAGTTCGCCCACTATCGCGCCTGCGATCTGGCCTATGGCCATCAGCGCCGCCTTGAAATCGCCCGCGCGCTGGCAACGGATCCGCTGCTGCTGGCGCTGGACGAACCCGCCGCCGGGATGAACGCGGCGGAAAAAGTGGCGCTTGGCGAGCTGCTCATCCGCATCCGCGATGACGGCAAAACCCTGCTGATGATTGAACATGACGTCAAGCTGGTGATGGGCATCTGCGACCGTCTGACGGTCCTTGATTACGGCAAAACGCTTGCCAGCGGCACGCCGGAAAATGTGCGGCGCGATCCGGCAGTGATCGCCGCCTGGCTTGGAGGCAATGCCCATGTCTGA
- a CDS encoding TetR family transcriptional regulator, with translation MRYLSKDERREAILQAAMRVALAEGLAAMTVRRVAAEAGVATGQVHHHFTSGGELKSLAFVRLIRELLDADVAGKQAGWREQLHAMLGSDDGRFEPYIRLWREAQILASRDADIKGAYVMTMEMWHQETVALIKAGTEAGALRPGDRAENIAWRLIGLVCGLDGMYILNMPEMDEAAFNRHLDTLITLELFTTPSEQ, from the coding sequence ATGCGATATCTGAGCAAGGATGAACGGCGGGAAGCCATCTTACAGGCCGCCATGCGCGTGGCGCTGGCAGAAGGACTGGCGGCAATGACGGTCCGCCGCGTTGCGGCTGAAGCCGGAGTCGCCACCGGACAGGTTCACCATCATTTTACCTCCGGCGGGGAGTTAAAATCGCTGGCCTTCGTACGGTTGATTCGCGAGCTGCTGGATGCGGATGTCGCGGGTAAACAGGCCGGTTGGCGGGAGCAGCTTCATGCCATGCTCGGCAGCGATGACGGGAGGTTTGAGCCCTATATTCGCCTGTGGCGTGAAGCCCAGATCCTTGCCAGCCGTGATGCCGACATCAAGGGCGCCTATGTGATGACCATGGAGATGTGGCATCAGGAAACGGTGGCGCTTATCAAAGCGGGAACGGAGGCCGGGGCATTGCGTCCGGGCGATCGGGCAGAAAATATTGCCTGGCGCTTGATTGGTCTGGTGTGTGGTCTTGACGGGATGTATATCTTAAACATGCCCGAAATGGACGAGGCCGCGTTTAACAGGCATCTCGATACATTAATTACGCTCGAGTTGTTTACTACCCCGTCTGAGCAGTGA
- a CDS encoding Zn-dependent hydrolase — protein MIRVNAERLWSTLEMMAQIGGTPAGGVTRLALSEEDRVARNLLRDWAMDAGFTCDVDSMGNMFIRRAGKNPQLAPVMTGSHVDTQPLGGNYDGVYGVLAGLELLRTLNDHHVETERDIVLVNWTNEEGARFAPAMLASGVWTGQFSEAYAHARADSNGITVGEALDNIGYRGEAPARAFPVHACYELHIEQGPILEDEVIDIGLVRAAMGQRWFTLTLGGFAAHAGTTPMHSRRDALTAFAELALKVEEIGYRHAPDGRATIGMAKVTPNSRNVVPSRVECSVEFRHPAQQALEAMEAALHKVAESLSLRGVSALVERIFDYAPIAFDAECLARTEKAVAELGYSSKPMVSGAGHDTCYVSKIAPASMIFIPCVKGVSHNEAERILPEWSEKGANVLLHSVLSAAQES, from the coding sequence ATGATCCGCGTCAACGCCGAACGGCTGTGGTCAACGCTTGAGATGATGGCGCAGATCGGCGGCACGCCCGCCGGTGGCGTCACCCGTCTGGCATTGAGCGAGGAAGATCGTGTCGCGCGTAACCTGCTGCGCGACTGGGCGATGGACGCCGGTTTTACCTGTGACGTCGACAGCATGGGCAACATGTTTATCCGCCGCGCGGGAAAAAACCCGCAGCTTGCCCCGGTCATGACCGGTTCGCACGTGGATACCCAGCCGCTGGGCGGGAACTACGACGGGGTTTACGGCGTGCTGGCCGGGCTTGAGCTGCTGCGTACCCTCAATGACCATCACGTTGAGACGGAGCGTGACATCGTGCTGGTGAACTGGACCAACGAAGAAGGCGCGCGATTTGCGCCAGCCATGCTCGCTTCAGGGGTCTGGACGGGGCAGTTTAGCGAAGCGTACGCCCACGCCCGCGCGGATAGCAACGGTATCACCGTGGGTGAAGCGCTGGATAACATTGGCTACCGGGGTGAAGCCCCTGCCCGCGCGTTTCCTGTTCACGCCTGCTACGAGCTGCACATCGAACAGGGCCCGATCCTGGAAGATGAGGTCATCGATATCGGGCTCGTCCGCGCGGCAATGGGCCAGCGCTGGTTTACCCTGACGCTGGGCGGATTCGCCGCTCACGCGGGCACGACGCCGATGCACAGCCGCCGTGACGCGCTGACCGCCTTCGCTGAGCTTGCATTGAAAGTGGAAGAGATTGGCTATCGGCATGCGCCGGACGGACGCGCGACGATCGGTATGGCGAAGGTTACGCCAAACTCGCGCAACGTCGTGCCGTCTCGTGTGGAATGCAGCGTGGAGTTTCGCCATCCGGCGCAGCAGGCTCTGGAAGCCATGGAAGCGGCGCTGCATAAGGTGGCTGAAAGCCTGAGCCTGCGCGGCGTGTCGGCTCTCGTTGAGCGCATTTTTGACTACGCGCCCATCGCGTTTGATGCCGAATGCCTCGCTCGTACGGAGAAGGCCGTGGCGGAACTGGGCTATTCGTCGAAACCGATGGTCTCCGGTGCGGGACACGACACCTGCTATGTGAGCAAAATTGCGCCCGCCAGCATGATCTTTATCCCCTGCGTGAAGGGCGTCAGCCATAACGAAGCGGAAAGGATCCTGCCGGAGTGGTCGGAGAAAGGGGCGAACGTGCTGTTGCACAGCGTCCTGTCCGCGGCCCAGGAGAGCTAG
- a CDS encoding branched-chain amino acid ABC transporter permease yields MTTLQLQAPTTTRKFWSGMVLFCLALLIAPVMATQLGGNYWVRVIDFALLYIMLALGLNIVVGYTGLLDMGFIAFYAVGAYLAALMASPHLLAVFPVLSVWFPDGLHTSYLLIIPLAALVAAVCGILLGAPTLKLRGDYLAIVTLGFGEIIRILMRNLDRPVNITNGAKGITGVDTLNLFGRKFSGVYHWFGFKVPALWLWYYLLMLVIVAIIFVCLRLQHSRIGRAWHAIREDEDVARAMGINVRNYKLLAFAMGASFGGVAGALFGAFQGFVSPESFTLQESIAVLAMVVLGGMGHIPGVILGAILLTALPELLRSQAAPVQQALFGTVLIDPEVLRQLFYGLALVLVMLVRPSGIWPVRHKEVKA; encoded by the coding sequence ATGACAACACTTCAACTTCAGGCCCCGACGACGACGCGCAAATTCTGGTCAGGCATGGTCCTGTTCTGCCTCGCGCTGCTGATTGCTCCCGTAATGGCCACGCAGCTTGGCGGCAACTACTGGGTACGTGTGATCGACTTCGCCCTGCTCTACATCATGCTGGCACTCGGGCTCAATATTGTGGTCGGCTATACCGGCCTGCTGGACATGGGCTTTATCGCCTTTTACGCGGTCGGCGCCTACCTTGCGGCACTAATGGCCTCCCCACACCTGCTGGCGGTATTTCCTGTCCTCAGCGTCTGGTTCCCGGACGGGCTGCACACCTCATATCTGCTGATTATTCCGCTGGCAGCGCTCGTCGCGGCGGTCTGCGGCATTTTACTCGGTGCTCCCACGCTGAAGCTGCGCGGGGACTACCTGGCGATAGTAACCCTCGGCTTTGGCGAAATTATCCGCATTCTGATGCGCAACCTCGACCGACCGGTGAACATCACCAACGGTGCGAAGGGTATTACCGGGGTGGATACGCTCAACCTGTTCGGCCGGAAGTTTAGCGGCGTATACCACTGGTTTGGATTCAAAGTGCCCGCGCTTTGGCTGTGGTACTACCTGCTGATGCTGGTGATTGTGGCGATTATTTTTGTCTGCCTGCGCCTGCAGCATTCCCGCATTGGTCGCGCCTGGCACGCCATCCGTGAAGATGAGGATGTGGCGCGCGCGATGGGCATCAACGTGCGTAACTATAAGCTGCTGGCCTTTGCGATGGGTGCCTCTTTTGGCGGCGTGGCGGGTGCCCTGTTCGGCGCGTTTCAGGGCTTTGTCTCCCCGGAATCCTTCACGTTACAGGAATCCATTGCCGTGCTGGCGATGGTGGTGCTGGGCGGTATGGGACACATTCCTGGCGTGATCCTGGGCGCGATACTGCTTACCGCCCTGCCGGAACTGCTGCGCAGTCAGGCAGCGCCAGTTCAGCAGGCGCTGTTCGGTACGGTACTGATTGACCCGGAAGTGCTGCGTCAGCTGTTCTACGGCCTGGCGCTGGTGCTGGTGATGCTGGTGCGTCCTTCAGGCATCTGGCCGGTTCGCCACAAGGAGGTGAAAGCATGA